One window from the genome of Sebastes umbrosus isolate fSebUmb1 chromosome 12, fSebUmb1.pri, whole genome shotgun sequence encodes:
- the LOC119498793 gene encoding cytochrome c oxidase assembly factor 1 homolog isoform X1, translated as MAWLWLETRVRLCSFTGKEVKMRVSTSQLQQLAIFTTLLTGGGIGTMYYLLQKKFSASDYHRLALQKLEACPVAMESLGAPPLKVYNIHLTDRKNRIDQSTAQIKIPVTGSETGGYLYTSSIRDPDTNRWSLKLAVLQLREGRTIDLLNPPSPPGAPTQATEYTEGLDTGLWH; from the exons ATGGCTTGGTTGTGGCTCG AGACACGTGTCCGTCTGTGCAGCTTTACAGGGAAGGAAGTAAAGATGAGGGTTTCCACCAGTCAACTGCAGCAGCTCGCCATCTTCACCACCCTGCTGACCGGGGGTGGGATCGGCACCATGTACTATCTGCTGCAGA AGAAATTTTCTGCGTCAGACTACCACAGACTGGCTCTGCAGAAGTTGGAAGCATGTCCAGTTGCCATGGAAAGCCTGGGGGCTCCGCCTTTAAAAGTCTACAACATCCatctgacagacagaaagaaccGCATCGATCAGTCTACAGCACAG ataaagatcCCTGTGACTGGGTCAGAAACTGGAGGTTATCTGTATACTTCTTCAATCAGAGACCCTGATACCAACAG GTGGAGTCTGAAACTGGCAGTGCTGCAGCTCAGGGAAGGACGGACCATCGACCTGCTGAATCCTCCGTCACCACCCGGAGCACCAACCCAGGCAACAGAGTACACAGAGGGGCTGGACACAGGCCTCTGGCACTGA
- the LOC119498793 gene encoding cytochrome c oxidase assembly factor 1 homolog isoform X2, with protein MVLSLKHNTSFTGKEVKMRVSTSQLQQLAIFTTLLTGGGIGTMYYLLQKKFSASDYHRLALQKLEACPVAMESLGAPPLKVYNIHLTDRKNRIDQSTAQIKIPVTGSETGGYLYTSSIRDPDTNRWSLKLAVLQLREGRTIDLLNPPSPPGAPTQATEYTEGLDTGLWH; from the exons CTTTACAGGGAAGGAAGTAAAGATGAGGGTTTCCACCAGTCAACTGCAGCAGCTCGCCATCTTCACCACCCTGCTGACCGGGGGTGGGATCGGCACCATGTACTATCTGCTGCAGA AGAAATTTTCTGCGTCAGACTACCACAGACTGGCTCTGCAGAAGTTGGAAGCATGTCCAGTTGCCATGGAAAGCCTGGGGGCTCCGCCTTTAAAAGTCTACAACATCCatctgacagacagaaagaaccGCATCGATCAGTCTACAGCACAG ataaagatcCCTGTGACTGGGTCAGAAACTGGAGGTTATCTGTATACTTCTTCAATCAGAGACCCTGATACCAACAG GTGGAGTCTGAAACTGGCAGTGCTGCAGCTCAGGGAAGGACGGACCATCGACCTGCTGAATCCTCCGTCACCACCCGGAGCACCAACCCAGGCAACAGAGTACACAGAGGGGCTGGACACAGGCCTCTGGCACTGA
- the LOC119498793 gene encoding cytochrome c oxidase assembly factor 1 homolog isoform X3 codes for MRVSTSQLQQLAIFTTLLTGGGIGTMYYLLQKKFSASDYHRLALQKLEACPVAMESLGAPPLKVYNIHLTDRKNRIDQSTAQIKIPVTGSETGGYLYTSSIRDPDTNRWSLKLAVLQLREGRTIDLLNPPSPPGAPTQATEYTEGLDTGLWH; via the exons ATGAGGGTTTCCACCAGTCAACTGCAGCAGCTCGCCATCTTCACCACCCTGCTGACCGGGGGTGGGATCGGCACCATGTACTATCTGCTGCAGA AGAAATTTTCTGCGTCAGACTACCACAGACTGGCTCTGCAGAAGTTGGAAGCATGTCCAGTTGCCATGGAAAGCCTGGGGGCTCCGCCTTTAAAAGTCTACAACATCCatctgacagacagaaagaaccGCATCGATCAGTCTACAGCACAG ataaagatcCCTGTGACTGGGTCAGAAACTGGAGGTTATCTGTATACTTCTTCAATCAGAGACCCTGATACCAACAG GTGGAGTCTGAAACTGGCAGTGCTGCAGCTCAGGGAAGGACGGACCATCGACCTGCTGAATCCTCCGTCACCACCCGGAGCACCAACCCAGGCAACAGAGTACACAGAGGGGCTGGACACAGGCCTCTGGCACTGA
- the LOC119498791 gene encoding acyl-coenzyme A thioesterase 5-like, with translation MSSQVRLRLLPRARCMFDDPIQVKVAGLRSRQVITMRARSTDEKGVVFSSSATYKADGSGEIDLQREPSLGGSYTGIEPMGLLWSMKADSLHRRLQKTSSLTPHVVKFSVHEEEEEEGRMLAEATNERFLIGNGVSRLPVKEGNIRGVLFTPPGGGPFPAVLDLYTLGGGVSEKRASLLASRGFVVLTVALYGHDDMPKYIKVVNLDYFEEAIKFLKKQDKVGSKGVGVISISKSGDLALSIASYLPDVDATVWINGCSANTLLPLHYKKSQILPALMFDIKKIILTNSGVAIVKDGMHDPLAEENKATLVPIEQAKGRFLFVSSEDDLNWNSKAYVDMMEERLKRHGKDNFESVCYPGAGHYLEPPYGPYCPSSFHGAVNRPVAWGGVPKSHAAAEVVLWKRIQEFFRTQLSCDATHTKAKL, from the exons ATGTCCTCCCAAGTCAGACTGAGGCTGCTGCCGAGAGCCAGATGCATGTTTGATGACCCCATTCAGGTGAAGGTGGCCGGGCTGAGGTCGAGACAGGTGATCACCATGAGAGCCAGATCGACTGATGAGAAGGGAGTGGTGTTCAGCTCCTCGGCCACCTACAAGGCTGATGGGAGCGGGGAGATCGACCTGCAGAGAGAACCCTCTCTCGGTGGGAGTTACACCGGGATTGAACCCATGGGTCTGCTGTGGTCCATGAAGGCGGACTCCTTGCACAGaaggttgcaaaaaacaagttCACTAACCCCGCACGTTGTGAAGTTCTCTgtgcatgaggaggaggaggaggagggcaggaTGCTGGCAGAGGCGACCAATGAGAGGTTTCTGATAGGAAACGGGGTCAGCCGGCTCCCCGTCAAGGAGGGGAATATTCGCGGAGTCCTGTTTACTCCCCCAG GAGGAGGTCCGTTCCCTGCTGTGTTGGATCTGTACACTTTAGGTGGTGGTGTGTCAGAGAAAAGGGCCTCTCTGCTAGCCAGCCGTGGATTTGTGGTTCTGACCGTAGCGCTGTACGGTCATGATGACATGCCGAAGTACATCAAAGTGGTCAATCTGGATTATTTTGAGGAAGcaataaagtttttaaaaaaacaagacaag GTGGGCAGTAAAGGTGTTGGCGTAATAAGCATTTCAAAAAGTGGAGATCTTGCGCTCTCAATAGCCTCTTACCTGCCAGATGTTGATGCCACAGTGTGGATTAATGGCTGCTCTGCCAACACACTTCTACCCCTCCACTATAAGAAGAGCCAAATCCTCCCTGCTTTAATGTTTGACATCAAGAAGATTATTCTCACTAATTCAGGGGTCGCCATTGTCAAGGATGGAATGCATGATCCACTGGCAGAGGAGAACAAGGCCACCCTGGTCCCCATTGAACAGGCCAAGGGACGTTTCCTCTTTGTGTCATCAGAGGACGACCTCAACTGGAACAGCAAAGCTTACGTGGACATGATGGAGGAGAGACTGAAGCGTCATGGGAAGGACAactttgagagtgtgtgttacCCCGGAGCGGGACATTACTTAGAGCCGCCTTACGGACCCTACTGCCCCTCCAGTTTTCATGGGGCTGTAAACAGGCCTGTCGCGTGGGGGGGTGTGCCCAAGTCCCACGCGGCAGCTGAAGTCGTCCTGTGGAAGAGGATCCAGGAGTTCTTCAGAACTCAACTGAGCTGTGATGCTACACACACTAAAGCCAAATTATAG